One Coffea arabica cultivar ET-39 chromosome 5c, Coffea Arabica ET-39 HiFi, whole genome shotgun sequence DNA window includes the following coding sequences:
- the LOC113690526 gene encoding uncharacterized protein isoform X3, with protein sequence MMDLEVVGRHALLFDDDAMASFVNSGDALVEWNSLLIDRYDVRHLLPGPLPPRRRRNPQTTPHLIESSHNSELDHERYLDLPPPSDEPEEAEKPGDAGGYRAVAFSYENTNGSADQNDADGGLECARFLPPFPVPESLLHSLPPSEKVHQIIARTAKFVSKHGGQSEIVLRVKQGDNPTFGFLMPDHNLHAYFRFLVDHQELLQSDSDGKTQSLDETADTNQNKAGVGGALSLLGSVYGSGEDEEDANETGNGVPDKVMNTASSVVSHGSEKTDSSSNAPEKKEPLAKRPVHTNDKLSALKKNPSIAASKPGRTTNVKKDHVSGSYLASSEKLKEPLFLEPPSDLKRLIDKVVDFVLKNGKQFEAALREQDSKQGRFPFLVLSDQYHPYYLKSLQKAQESKVSAKNTYGEDDSARLGLDKNEYMSSKYLCSDIPDESDRKEKFKMIIGKSRKDLQDPPSKATQQECGVSVDAEAAAAILQAATRGFRIPNSVSSSTARSDNSGGHDKDVGQASGFGSNSLGYKAEEKAAVFETSGGADSEAHLTREQKLKAERLKRAKMFVAMLKSGAVPSKTEPLRALSVEPSEPGLSGSPAEVNDGIKERECSSAPTDIIMLEKNENPERNSLSDERRSKRNYRSRPERCEENDDENNDEEELEQDNSKEEHEGGQDEERKNHKHSRKKHHSHHSSREKDYDDDYKKEKSHRRSRKRHRSHRSSHEDDDGEKDTDTSYHKQSSKKHSSRRSSHEKEDKKDHKHCRKKHQSYRSSHRSGGSPKRQKVYSSEDGDIQLKKRDCSSSPENEHYDRYVGDRKRSYSEKDELEEGEISPKFSDHSRVAGGHHSRETSVDMASTYSRASSQPSETTQISDDLRAKIRAMLMTTR encoded by the exons ATGATGGATCTAGAGGTGGTGGGCCGCCATGCCCTGCTGTTCGACGACGATGCCATGGCGTCGTTTGTGAACTCCGGTGACGCGCTCGTCGAGTGGAATTCCCTACTAATCGACCGCTACGACGTCCGCCACCTCCTCCCCGGTCCACTGCCTCCCCGCAGGCGGCGCAATCCTCAAACTACTCCTCATCTCATCGAATCGTCACATAATTCTGAGCTCGATCACGAACGCTACCTCGACCTTCCTCCCCCTTCCGATGAACCAG AAGAGGCTGAAAAGCCTGGGGATGCTGGGGGTTATCGTGCTGTGGCCTTTTCTTATGAAAACACCAATGGCTCAGCTGACCAGAATGACGCAGATGGGGGGCTAGAATGTGCTAGATTCCTTCCTCCGTTCCCTGTGCCTGAGAGCCTTCTTCATAGCTTG CCTCCATCAGAGAAAGTACATCAGATTATTGCAAGGACTGCTAAATTTGTCAGCAAACATGGTGGGCAGTCAGAAATTGTTTTGAGGGTGAAACAAGGAGACAATCCAACATTTGGGTTCTTGATGCCTGACCATAATCTTCACGCATACTTCAGGTTTCTTGTCGATCACCAAGAATTATTGCAGTCAGATAGTGATGGCAAAACTCAATCTTTAGATGAAACTGCTGATACTAACCAGAATAAGGCGGGTGTTGGAGGCGCTTTGTCTTTGCTAGGTTCTGTATATGGGTCTGGAGAGGATGAGGAGGATGCAAACGAAACTGGAAATGGTGTTCCAGACAAAGTCATGAATACAGCCAGTTCAGTTGTTTCTCATGGTTCAGAAAAGACAGATTCTAGTTCAAATGCGCCTGAGAAAAAGGAACCTCTTGCAAAGCGTCCAGTTCATACTAATGACAAGCTTTCTGCTCTGAAGAAAAATCCTTCAATTGCAGCATCTAAGCCTGGAAGAACAACTAATGTTAAAAAGGATCATGTCTCAGGCTCATATTTGGCTTCTTCGGAGAAGTTAAAGGAACCTTTATTTTTAGAGCCTCCTTCTGATCTGAAGAGATTGATTGACAAGGTTGTTGATTTTGTTCTGAAGAATGGAAAGCAGTTTGAGGCTGCACTCCGTGAGCAGGACAGTAAACAGGGGAGGTTCCCGTTTCTTGTGCTGTCTGACCAGTATCATCCATACTACCTAAAAAGCCTCCAAAAAGCTCAGGAG TCAAAAGTGAGTGCCAAGAACACCTATGGGGAGGATGATTCAGCAAGACTTGGCCTAGACAAGAATGAGTATATGTCGTCCAAATATCTTTGTTCTGATATTCCAGATGAATCTGACAGGAAGgagaaatttaaaatgataattGGTAAATCAAGAAAGGATCTACAGGACCCACCTTCTAAAGCAACCCAGCAAGAGTGTGGAGTAAGTGTAGATGCAGAAGCTGCTGCAGCTATTCTTCAGGCTGCCACAAGGGGCTTCAGAATTCCAAATAGCGTCAGTTCGAGCACAGCTCGCAGTGATAACAGTGGGGGCCATGACAAGGACGTTGGACAGGCCTCAGGCTTTGGGTCCAATTCTTTGGGCTATAAGGCAGAGGAAAAAGCTGCCGTTTTTGAAACTAGCGGTGGGGCTGACTCTGAAGCACACTTGACCAGAGAGCAGAAGCTGAAAGCTGAAAGACTGAAAAGGGCAAAGATGTTTGTGGCCATGTTAAAAAGTGGAGCTGTGCCCTCAAAAACTGAGCCCTTGCGTGCTTTGTCAGTAGAACCTTCGGAACCAGGGCTTTCAGGATCCCCTGCTGAAGTTAATGATGGTATTAAAGAAAGAGAATGCAGCTCAGCCCCTACAGATATTATTATGttggagaaaaatgaaaatcctGAGAGAAACAGTTTGAGTGATGAACGGAGATCAAAGAGGAATTACCGATCAAGACCTGAGAGATGTGAAGAAAATGATGATGAAAATAATGATGAGGAAGAATTGGAACAGGATAACTCTAAGGAGGAGCATGAAGGAGGACAAGATGAAGAGAGAAAGAATCACAAGCACTCCAGAAAGAAGCATCACTCGCATCATTCTTCCCGTGAAAAGGATTATGATGACGATTACAAGAAGGAAAAGTCGCATAGGCGATCCAGAAAGAGGCACCGATCTCATCGTTCTTCtcatgaagatgatgatggagAAAAAGATACTGATACAAGTTATCATAAACAGTCGAGCAAGAAGCATTCATCTCGTCGATCTTCACATGAAAAAGAGGATAAAAAGGATCACAAGCACTGTAGAAAGAAGCACCAGTCTTATCGTTCTTCACATCGAAGTGGAGGCAGTCCTAAGCGCCAGAAAGTTTATTCATCTGAGGATGGAGACATTCAACTAAAAAAGCGTGACTGCTCTTCTAGTCCCGAGAATGAGCATTATGATAGATATGTTGGAGACAGAAAGAGATCCTACTCAGAAAAAGATGAATTGGAGGAAGGCGAGATCAGTCCTAAATTCTCTGATCATTCTAGGGTTGCGGGTGGTCATCATAGCCGTGAAACTTCTGTAGACATGGCAAGTACATATTCGAGGGCTTCTTCTCAACCCTCTGAGACAACCCAAATCTCTGATGATCTCAGGGCCAAGATACGTGCAATGCTGATGACAACTAGGTAA
- the LOC113690526 gene encoding uncharacterized protein isoform X1, with translation MMDLEVVGRHALLFDDDAMASFVNSGDALVEWNSLLIDRYDVRHLLPGPLPPRRRRNPQTTPHLIESSHNSELDHERYLDLPPPSDEPEAEEAEKPGDAGGYRAVAFSYENTNGSADQNDADGGLECARFLPPFPVPESLLHSLPPSEKVHQIIARTAKFVSKHGGQSEIVLRVKQGDNPTFGFLMPDHNLHAYFRFLVDHQELLQSDSDGKTQSLDETADTNQNKAGVGGALSLLGSVYGSGEDEEDANETGNGVPDKVMNTASSVVSHGSEKTDSSSNAPEKKEPLAKRPVHTNDKLSALKKNPSIAASKPGRTTNVKKDHVSGSYLASSEKLKEPLFLEPPSDLKRLIDKVVDFVLKNGKQFEAALREQDSKQGRFPFLVLSDQYHPYYLKSLQKAQESKVSAKNTYGEDDSARLGLDKNEYMSSKYLCSDIPDESDRKEKFKMIIGKSRKDLQDPPSKATQQECGVSVDAEAAAAILQAATRGFRIPNSVSSSTARSDNSGGHDKDVGQASGFGSNSLGYKAEEKAAVFETSGGADSEAHLTREQKLKAERLKRAKMFVAMLKSGAVPSKTEPLRALSVEPSEPGLSGSPAEVNDGIKERECSSAPTDIIMLEKNENPERNSLSDERRSKRNYRSRPERCEENDDENNDEEELEQDNSKEEHEGGQDEERKNHKHSRKKHHSHHSSREKDYDDDYKKEKSHRRSRKRHRSHRSSHEDDDGEKDTDTSYHKQSSKKHSSRRSSHEKEDKKDHKHCRKKHQSYRSSHRSGGSPKRQKVYSSEDGDIQLKKRDCSSSPENEHYDRYVGDRKRSYSEKDELEEGEISPKFSDHSRVAGGHHSRETSVDMASTYSRASSQPSETTQISDDLRAKIRAMLMTTR, from the exons ATGATGGATCTAGAGGTGGTGGGCCGCCATGCCCTGCTGTTCGACGACGATGCCATGGCGTCGTTTGTGAACTCCGGTGACGCGCTCGTCGAGTGGAATTCCCTACTAATCGACCGCTACGACGTCCGCCACCTCCTCCCCGGTCCACTGCCTCCCCGCAGGCGGCGCAATCCTCAAACTACTCCTCATCTCATCGAATCGTCACATAATTCTGAGCTCGATCACGAACGCTACCTCGACCTTCCTCCCCCTTCCGATGAACCAG AAGCAGAAGAGGCTGAAAAGCCTGGGGATGCTGGGGGTTATCGTGCTGTGGCCTTTTCTTATGAAAACACCAATGGCTCAGCTGACCAGAATGACGCAGATGGGGGGCTAGAATGTGCTAGATTCCTTCCTCCGTTCCCTGTGCCTGAGAGCCTTCTTCATAGCTTG CCTCCATCAGAGAAAGTACATCAGATTATTGCAAGGACTGCTAAATTTGTCAGCAAACATGGTGGGCAGTCAGAAATTGTTTTGAGGGTGAAACAAGGAGACAATCCAACATTTGGGTTCTTGATGCCTGACCATAATCTTCACGCATACTTCAGGTTTCTTGTCGATCACCAAGAATTATTGCAGTCAGATAGTGATGGCAAAACTCAATCTTTAGATGAAACTGCTGATACTAACCAGAATAAGGCGGGTGTTGGAGGCGCTTTGTCTTTGCTAGGTTCTGTATATGGGTCTGGAGAGGATGAGGAGGATGCAAACGAAACTGGAAATGGTGTTCCAGACAAAGTCATGAATACAGCCAGTTCAGTTGTTTCTCATGGTTCAGAAAAGACAGATTCTAGTTCAAATGCGCCTGAGAAAAAGGAACCTCTTGCAAAGCGTCCAGTTCATACTAATGACAAGCTTTCTGCTCTGAAGAAAAATCCTTCAATTGCAGCATCTAAGCCTGGAAGAACAACTAATGTTAAAAAGGATCATGTCTCAGGCTCATATTTGGCTTCTTCGGAGAAGTTAAAGGAACCTTTATTTTTAGAGCCTCCTTCTGATCTGAAGAGATTGATTGACAAGGTTGTTGATTTTGTTCTGAAGAATGGAAAGCAGTTTGAGGCTGCACTCCGTGAGCAGGACAGTAAACAGGGGAGGTTCCCGTTTCTTGTGCTGTCTGACCAGTATCATCCATACTACCTAAAAAGCCTCCAAAAAGCTCAGGAG TCAAAAGTGAGTGCCAAGAACACCTATGGGGAGGATGATTCAGCAAGACTTGGCCTAGACAAGAATGAGTATATGTCGTCCAAATATCTTTGTTCTGATATTCCAGATGAATCTGACAGGAAGgagaaatttaaaatgataattGGTAAATCAAGAAAGGATCTACAGGACCCACCTTCTAAAGCAACCCAGCAAGAGTGTGGAGTAAGTGTAGATGCAGAAGCTGCTGCAGCTATTCTTCAGGCTGCCACAAGGGGCTTCAGAATTCCAAATAGCGTCAGTTCGAGCACAGCTCGCAGTGATAACAGTGGGGGCCATGACAAGGACGTTGGACAGGCCTCAGGCTTTGGGTCCAATTCTTTGGGCTATAAGGCAGAGGAAAAAGCTGCCGTTTTTGAAACTAGCGGTGGGGCTGACTCTGAAGCACACTTGACCAGAGAGCAGAAGCTGAAAGCTGAAAGACTGAAAAGGGCAAAGATGTTTGTGGCCATGTTAAAAAGTGGAGCTGTGCCCTCAAAAACTGAGCCCTTGCGTGCTTTGTCAGTAGAACCTTCGGAACCAGGGCTTTCAGGATCCCCTGCTGAAGTTAATGATGGTATTAAAGAAAGAGAATGCAGCTCAGCCCCTACAGATATTATTATGttggagaaaaatgaaaatcctGAGAGAAACAGTTTGAGTGATGAACGGAGATCAAAGAGGAATTACCGATCAAGACCTGAGAGATGTGAAGAAAATGATGATGAAAATAATGATGAGGAAGAATTGGAACAGGATAACTCTAAGGAGGAGCATGAAGGAGGACAAGATGAAGAGAGAAAGAATCACAAGCACTCCAGAAAGAAGCATCACTCGCATCATTCTTCCCGTGAAAAGGATTATGATGACGATTACAAGAAGGAAAAGTCGCATAGGCGATCCAGAAAGAGGCACCGATCTCATCGTTCTTCtcatgaagatgatgatggagAAAAAGATACTGATACAAGTTATCATAAACAGTCGAGCAAGAAGCATTCATCTCGTCGATCTTCACATGAAAAAGAGGATAAAAAGGATCACAAGCACTGTAGAAAGAAGCACCAGTCTTATCGTTCTTCACATCGAAGTGGAGGCAGTCCTAAGCGCCAGAAAGTTTATTCATCTGAGGATGGAGACATTCAACTAAAAAAGCGTGACTGCTCTTCTAGTCCCGAGAATGAGCATTATGATAGATATGTTGGAGACAGAAAGAGATCCTACTCAGAAAAAGATGAATTGGAGGAAGGCGAGATCAGTCCTAAATTCTCTGATCATTCTAGGGTTGCGGGTGGTCATCATAGCCGTGAAACTTCTGTAGACATGGCAAGTACATATTCGAGGGCTTCTTCTCAACCCTCTGAGACAACCCAAATCTCTGATGATCTCAGGGCCAAGATACGTGCAATGCTGATGACAACTAGGTAA
- the LOC113690526 gene encoding uncharacterized protein isoform X2 — MMDLEVVGRHALLFDDDAMASFVNSGDALVEWNSLLIDRYDVRHLLPGPLPPRRRRNPQTTPHLIESSHNSELDHERYLDLPPPSDEPAEEAEKPGDAGGYRAVAFSYENTNGSADQNDADGGLECARFLPPFPVPESLLHSLPPSEKVHQIIARTAKFVSKHGGQSEIVLRVKQGDNPTFGFLMPDHNLHAYFRFLVDHQELLQSDSDGKTQSLDETADTNQNKAGVGGALSLLGSVYGSGEDEEDANETGNGVPDKVMNTASSVVSHGSEKTDSSSNAPEKKEPLAKRPVHTNDKLSALKKNPSIAASKPGRTTNVKKDHVSGSYLASSEKLKEPLFLEPPSDLKRLIDKVVDFVLKNGKQFEAALREQDSKQGRFPFLVLSDQYHPYYLKSLQKAQESKVSAKNTYGEDDSARLGLDKNEYMSSKYLCSDIPDESDRKEKFKMIIGKSRKDLQDPPSKATQQECGVSVDAEAAAAILQAATRGFRIPNSVSSSTARSDNSGGHDKDVGQASGFGSNSLGYKAEEKAAVFETSGGADSEAHLTREQKLKAERLKRAKMFVAMLKSGAVPSKTEPLRALSVEPSEPGLSGSPAEVNDGIKERECSSAPTDIIMLEKNENPERNSLSDERRSKRNYRSRPERCEENDDENNDEEELEQDNSKEEHEGGQDEERKNHKHSRKKHHSHHSSREKDYDDDYKKEKSHRRSRKRHRSHRSSHEDDDGEKDTDTSYHKQSSKKHSSRRSSHEKEDKKDHKHCRKKHQSYRSSHRSGGSPKRQKVYSSEDGDIQLKKRDCSSSPENEHYDRYVGDRKRSYSEKDELEEGEISPKFSDHSRVAGGHHSRETSVDMASTYSRASSQPSETTQISDDLRAKIRAMLMTTR; from the exons ATGATGGATCTAGAGGTGGTGGGCCGCCATGCCCTGCTGTTCGACGACGATGCCATGGCGTCGTTTGTGAACTCCGGTGACGCGCTCGTCGAGTGGAATTCCCTACTAATCGACCGCTACGACGTCCGCCACCTCCTCCCCGGTCCACTGCCTCCCCGCAGGCGGCGCAATCCTCAAACTACTCCTCATCTCATCGAATCGTCACATAATTCTGAGCTCGATCACGAACGCTACCTCGACCTTCCTCCCCCTTCCGATGAACCAG CAGAAGAGGCTGAAAAGCCTGGGGATGCTGGGGGTTATCGTGCTGTGGCCTTTTCTTATGAAAACACCAATGGCTCAGCTGACCAGAATGACGCAGATGGGGGGCTAGAATGTGCTAGATTCCTTCCTCCGTTCCCTGTGCCTGAGAGCCTTCTTCATAGCTTG CCTCCATCAGAGAAAGTACATCAGATTATTGCAAGGACTGCTAAATTTGTCAGCAAACATGGTGGGCAGTCAGAAATTGTTTTGAGGGTGAAACAAGGAGACAATCCAACATTTGGGTTCTTGATGCCTGACCATAATCTTCACGCATACTTCAGGTTTCTTGTCGATCACCAAGAATTATTGCAGTCAGATAGTGATGGCAAAACTCAATCTTTAGATGAAACTGCTGATACTAACCAGAATAAGGCGGGTGTTGGAGGCGCTTTGTCTTTGCTAGGTTCTGTATATGGGTCTGGAGAGGATGAGGAGGATGCAAACGAAACTGGAAATGGTGTTCCAGACAAAGTCATGAATACAGCCAGTTCAGTTGTTTCTCATGGTTCAGAAAAGACAGATTCTAGTTCAAATGCGCCTGAGAAAAAGGAACCTCTTGCAAAGCGTCCAGTTCATACTAATGACAAGCTTTCTGCTCTGAAGAAAAATCCTTCAATTGCAGCATCTAAGCCTGGAAGAACAACTAATGTTAAAAAGGATCATGTCTCAGGCTCATATTTGGCTTCTTCGGAGAAGTTAAAGGAACCTTTATTTTTAGAGCCTCCTTCTGATCTGAAGAGATTGATTGACAAGGTTGTTGATTTTGTTCTGAAGAATGGAAAGCAGTTTGAGGCTGCACTCCGTGAGCAGGACAGTAAACAGGGGAGGTTCCCGTTTCTTGTGCTGTCTGACCAGTATCATCCATACTACCTAAAAAGCCTCCAAAAAGCTCAGGAG TCAAAAGTGAGTGCCAAGAACACCTATGGGGAGGATGATTCAGCAAGACTTGGCCTAGACAAGAATGAGTATATGTCGTCCAAATATCTTTGTTCTGATATTCCAGATGAATCTGACAGGAAGgagaaatttaaaatgataattGGTAAATCAAGAAAGGATCTACAGGACCCACCTTCTAAAGCAACCCAGCAAGAGTGTGGAGTAAGTGTAGATGCAGAAGCTGCTGCAGCTATTCTTCAGGCTGCCACAAGGGGCTTCAGAATTCCAAATAGCGTCAGTTCGAGCACAGCTCGCAGTGATAACAGTGGGGGCCATGACAAGGACGTTGGACAGGCCTCAGGCTTTGGGTCCAATTCTTTGGGCTATAAGGCAGAGGAAAAAGCTGCCGTTTTTGAAACTAGCGGTGGGGCTGACTCTGAAGCACACTTGACCAGAGAGCAGAAGCTGAAAGCTGAAAGACTGAAAAGGGCAAAGATGTTTGTGGCCATGTTAAAAAGTGGAGCTGTGCCCTCAAAAACTGAGCCCTTGCGTGCTTTGTCAGTAGAACCTTCGGAACCAGGGCTTTCAGGATCCCCTGCTGAAGTTAATGATGGTATTAAAGAAAGAGAATGCAGCTCAGCCCCTACAGATATTATTATGttggagaaaaatgaaaatcctGAGAGAAACAGTTTGAGTGATGAACGGAGATCAAAGAGGAATTACCGATCAAGACCTGAGAGATGTGAAGAAAATGATGATGAAAATAATGATGAGGAAGAATTGGAACAGGATAACTCTAAGGAGGAGCATGAAGGAGGACAAGATGAAGAGAGAAAGAATCACAAGCACTCCAGAAAGAAGCATCACTCGCATCATTCTTCCCGTGAAAAGGATTATGATGACGATTACAAGAAGGAAAAGTCGCATAGGCGATCCAGAAAGAGGCACCGATCTCATCGTTCTTCtcatgaagatgatgatggagAAAAAGATACTGATACAAGTTATCATAAACAGTCGAGCAAGAAGCATTCATCTCGTCGATCTTCACATGAAAAAGAGGATAAAAAGGATCACAAGCACTGTAGAAAGAAGCACCAGTCTTATCGTTCTTCACATCGAAGTGGAGGCAGTCCTAAGCGCCAGAAAGTTTATTCATCTGAGGATGGAGACATTCAACTAAAAAAGCGTGACTGCTCTTCTAGTCCCGAGAATGAGCATTATGATAGATATGTTGGAGACAGAAAGAGATCCTACTCAGAAAAAGATGAATTGGAGGAAGGCGAGATCAGTCCTAAATTCTCTGATCATTCTAGGGTTGCGGGTGGTCATCATAGCCGTGAAACTTCTGTAGACATGGCAAGTACATATTCGAGGGCTTCTTCTCAACCCTCTGAGACAACCCAAATCTCTGATGATCTCAGGGCCAAGATACGTGCAATGCTGATGACAACTAGGTAA